In one window of Nicotiana tabacum cultivar K326 chromosome 12, ASM71507v2, whole genome shotgun sequence DNA:
- the LOC142167421 gene encoding sugar transport protein 12-like, with amino-acid sequence MAGGNFIPGGGGDNPDEYPGKLTLYVAMTCIMAAMGGLIFGYDIGISGGVTSMDPFLKRFFMSVYQKEALNTSTNQYCKFDSQLLTLFTSSLYVAALFASIVASHVSKKRGRKVTMALGGLFFLIGAVLNAAAIHISMLILGRILLGIGVGFANQSVPIYLSEVAPYKYRGTFNVLFQMAITIGILIANLVNFGTSKMSGGWGWRVSLGGAAVPALVILVSSMFLSDSPSSLIDRGMKEEAEQLLKKIRGVDNVNAEFNDLVMASEASKKVERPWNNLLFVRKYRPQLVLSILIPSLQQLTGINVVMFYAPVLFQTLGFKSNASLMSAAITGGVNVGATFISVFCTDKFGRRILFFWGGIFMCIFQTAVAALIGAKFGTTGNAADLPLWFAALVVVCICVFVANFAYSWGPLGWLVPSEISPLEVRSAAQCVTVSMNMFFTFGVAQIFLKMLCGMKFGLFIFFAVFVLIMTVFVYLYVPETKNIPIEEMSQVWREHWYWNKFVDDAEPKPQGNGLKPAKEIV; translated from the coding sequence ATGGCTGGTGGAAACTTTATCCCCGGCGGTGGCGGAGACAATCCAGATGAGTATCCAGGGAAGCTAACATTGTACGTAGCCATGACTTGTATCATGGCAGCCATGGGAGGGTTGATCTTTGGCTACGACATTGGAATTTCAGGTGGAGTTACTTCCATGGATCCTTTTCTCAAACGCTTCTTCATGTCTGTTTACCAAAAAGAGGCTTTGAACACCTCGACCAACCAATACTGTAAGTTCGACAGCCAGTTGTTGACCCTTTTCACGTCTTCTCTCTACGTGGCTGCCCTGTTTGCGTCCATTGTTGCTTCTCATGTTAGTAAAAAACGTGGCAGAAAAGTTACTATGGCCCTTGGAGGTCTCTTTTTCTTGATAGGCGCCGTCCTCAACGCTGCTGCTATCCATATTAGTATGCTCATCTTGGGTCGTATTCTTTTGGGGATTGGTGTCGGATTTGCTAATCAATCTGTCCCTATTTATTTGTCAGAAGTTGCTCCCTACAAATACAGAGGGACTTTCAACGTGTTATTCCAAATGGCCATCACCATTGGGATTCTGATAGCGAATTTGGTCAACTTTGGAACTAGCAAAATGTCTGGCGGTTGGGGTTGGAGGGTTAGCTTAGGAGGTGCAGCCGTGCCAGCACTAGTCATCCTGGTTTCCTCAATGTTTCTCTCTGATAGTCCGAGTTCGTTGATAGACAGGGGAATGAAAGAGGAGGCAGAACAATTGTTGAAAAAGATAAGAGGAGTTGATAATGTGAATGCTGAATTTAATGACCTTGTTATGGCGAGTGAAGCATCCAAGAAAGTAGAAAGGCCATGGAATAATCTTTTATTCGTCCGAAAGTATAGACCGCAGTTGGTTTTGTCAATTCTGATACCATCACTCCAGCAGCTTACGGGAATCAACGTGGTCATGTTCTATGCTCCAGTACTTTTCCAAACATTAGGGTTTAAGAGTAACGCTTCGCTTATGTCAGCTGCTATCACTGGCGGTGTCAACGTGGGTGCAACTTTTATTTCAGTCTTTTGTACGGATAAGTTTGGGAGGAGAATACTCTTTTTCTGGGGTGGCATCTTCATGTGTATATTCCAAACAGCAGTGGCAGCTCTTATTGGGGCAAAATTCGGAACAACAGGGAATGCAGCAGATTTGCCACTTTGGTTTGCAGCTTTAGTGGTTGTCTGCATCTGTGTATTCGTTGCTAACTTTGCATATTCATGGGGTCCTTTAGGATGGTTGGTTCCGAGTGAGATTTCTCCATTGGAAGTTCGATCTGCAGCACAATGTGTTACTGTCTCCATGAACATGTTTTTCACTTTCGGAGTTGCACAAATTTTCTTGAAGATGCTATGTGGGATGAAGTTTGGTCTATTTATCTTCTTTGCGGTCTTTGTGTTAATAATGACTGTGTTTGTCTACTTGTACGTGCCCGAAACAAAGAATATACCAATTGAAGAGATGTCTCAAGTTTGGAGAGAGCATTGGTACTGGAACAAGTTCGTGGATGATGCAGAACCAAAGCCACAAGGGAATGGCTTAAAGCCCGCAAAGGAGATAGTCTAA